The following are from one region of the Nostoc cf. commune SO-36 genome:
- a CDS encoding peptidoglycan D,D-transpeptidase FtsI family protein gives MQKSPSRTKFRKFRNPGLTRQQRGYKQSFLGKLASNFQNQTSNTKSRLFIVWGILMAVGLGLGINLYNLQIVKGPKLTQQARNQQMVNLRPFMPRRPVVDRKSNLLAIDRPVYTLYAHPKLFDKSNEDIAERLAPILAKDAAELVKTFQSKKSGIIIAPALAEENIDRVISLRLNGLEWAQKYSRYYPPDDLVSDVVGYVNVDRRGQAGVEYSQEKLLERPVQTVRLSRSGNGTLMPDYAPEGFLHFDDLRLQLTIDSRLQRIARVALKQQMEKFDAKRGAVIVMDALDGSLLALVSQPTYNPNEYGKADISLFKNWTVADLYEPGSTFKPLNVAIALENGVIKPDDMFNDSGSVRVANYTIKNAMNNGYGRISIAQILQYSSNIGMVQIIQRLKPSIYYNWLERLGLGQKVDTDLPFEAGGRLKSQEEFIASPIEPATTSFGQGFSMTPLQLVQMHGALANGGKLVTPHVVQGLIDSKGQIHDSPTHTIPRQIFSAATAQKVVEMMETVVEEGSGKASQIPGYRIAGKTGTAQKASPNGGYIKGARMTSFVAILPVESPRYVVFALVDEPKGESAYGSTVAAPIVKSVIEALIPLEEIPPSKVIEQQKVP, from the coding sequence ATGCAGAAGTCACCAAGCAGAACAAAATTTAGAAAGTTTCGCAATCCAGGACTCACAAGGCAACAAAGGGGTTATAAACAAAGCTTTTTGGGAAAATTAGCTTCTAATTTCCAAAACCAAACATCTAACACCAAGTCCCGGCTGTTCATAGTATGGGGCATATTAATGGCAGTAGGGCTGGGGTTGGGTATCAATTTGTATAACCTACAAATTGTCAAGGGGCCAAAGTTAACTCAGCAGGCACGCAACCAGCAAATGGTGAATTTGCGACCTTTTATGCCTCGTCGCCCGGTGGTAGACCGCAAAAGTAATCTTTTGGCGATTGACCGTCCTGTATATACTTTGTACGCTCATCCTAAGCTGTTTGATAAGTCTAATGAAGATATAGCAGAGCGACTTGCCCCAATTTTGGCAAAAGATGCTGCTGAGTTGGTGAAAACTTTTCAAAGCAAAAAAAGCGGAATTATAATTGCCCCAGCCTTAGCAGAAGAAAATATTGATCGCGTCATCTCTTTGCGCTTAAATGGCTTGGAGTGGGCTCAAAAATACTCCCGATATTATCCGCCAGACGATTTGGTTTCTGATGTGGTGGGCTACGTAAATGTTGACCGCCGTGGTCAAGCTGGTGTGGAATATTCTCAAGAGAAGTTGCTAGAACGTCCTGTGCAAACGGTGCGGCTCAGTCGGTCGGGGAATGGGACTCTGATGCCGGATTATGCGCCCGAAGGTTTTTTGCATTTTGACGATTTGCGATTACAACTCACTATCGATAGCCGTCTGCAAAGAATTGCCCGCGTTGCACTCAAACAACAGATGGAAAAGTTTGATGCTAAACGTGGGGCGGTAATTGTTATGGATGCGTTGGATGGTTCCTTACTCGCCCTCGTTTCTCAGCCTACTTATAACCCTAATGAATACGGTAAAGCTGATATCTCGCTATTTAAAAACTGGACAGTGGCGGATCTTTATGAACCGGGATCGACTTTTAAGCCTTTGAATGTAGCGATCGCTCTAGAAAATGGCGTCATCAAACCAGATGATATGTTTAATGACTCCGGTTCTGTTCGAGTAGCTAATTACACCATCAAAAATGCGATGAATAATGGTTATGGGCGAATCAGCATCGCTCAGATTTTGCAATATTCCAGCAATATTGGCATGGTGCAAATTATCCAACGTTTAAAGCCTTCAATCTATTACAACTGGCTAGAACGCTTGGGGCTAGGACAAAAAGTTGATACAGATTTACCTTTTGAAGCTGGTGGTCGGCTCAAAAGTCAAGAAGAATTTATCGCTTCGCCAATTGAACCAGCTACTACTTCTTTTGGACAAGGCTTTTCTATGACACCGTTACAGCTAGTGCAAATGCATGGTGCTTTAGCTAATGGCGGTAAGTTAGTTACACCCCATGTAGTTCAAGGGCTGATTGATAGCAAAGGGCAGATTCATGATTCACCGACTCACACCATCCCCCGCCAAATTTTCTCAGCCGCAACAGCCCAAAAGGTTGTAGAAATGATGGAAACTGTTGTTGAAGAAGGCAGTGGAAAGGCGTCACAAATTCCCGGATATCGCATTGCAGGTAAAACTGGTACAGCCCAAAAAGCTAGTCCTAATGGTGGATACATCAAGGGCGCTAGAATGACCAGCTTCGTGGCTATTTTGCCCGTGGAATCTCCTCGCTATGTAGTGTTCGCACTGGTGGATGAGCCAAAAGGAGAAAGTGCTTATGGCTCTACCGTCGCCGCGCCAATTGTGAAGTCGGTAATCGAAGCACTGATTCCTCTTGAAGAGATTCCGCCGAGTAAGGTGATTGAGCAGCAGAAAGTGCCGTAG